Proteins co-encoded in one Astyanax mexicanus isolate ESR-SI-001 chromosome 1, AstMex3_surface, whole genome shotgun sequence genomic window:
- the LOC111190074 gene encoding zinc finger protein OZF-like isoform X1, with translation MDSRKISITQPTSSPTPPTQILKSTGKKKTHHCSDCGKSFSRKSNLQQHQRIHTEEKLYHCSDCGKSFSRQSHLQRHQRIHTGEKPYYCLDCGKSFSHQYDLQRHERIHTGEKPYHCLDCGRSFTDQSTLKKHQRIHTGEKPYYCSDCGRSFSQQIALQRHQPIHTGEKLYHCSDCGKSFSHQSYLQRHQRIHTGEKPYYCLDCGKSFSHQYDLQRHERIHTGEKPYHCLDCGRSFTDQSTLKKHQRIHTGEKPYYCSDCGRSFSQQIGLKNHQRIHTGDKPYYCSECWRSFIQQSHLQRHQRIHTGEKPYQCSDCEKSFRYSCTLKKHKCSKISNGTGLRFQKLCKAKNFVN, from the coding sequence ATGGACTCCAGAAAAATCTCAATTACTCAGCCAACATCCTCTCCTACCCCTCCCACACAAATCCTGAAAAGTACAGGCAAGAAGAAAACTcaccactgttcagactgtgggaagagttttagtcgtaAGAGTAATCTCCAACagcaccaacgcattcacactgaagagaaactgtatcactgctcagactgtgggaagagttttagtcgtcagagtcatctccaacgacaccagcgcattcacactggagagaaaccatattattgtttagactgtgggaagagttttagtcatcaGTATGATCTCCAACGCCacgagcgcattcacactggagagaaaccatatcactgtttaGACTGTGGAAGGAGTTTTACTGatcagagtactctcaaaaaacaccagcgcattcacactggagagaaaccgtattactgctcagactgtgggaggagttttagtcAACAGATTGCTCTCCAACGGCACCAGcccattcacaccggagagaaactgtatcactgctcagactgtgggaagagttttagtcatcaGAGTTATCTCCAacgccaccagcgcattcacactggagagaaaccatattattgtttagactgtgggaagagttttagtcatcaGTATGATCTCCAACGCCacgagcgcattcacactggagagaaaccatatcactgtttagactgtgggaggagttttactgatcagagtactctcaaaaaacaccagcgcattcacactggagagaaaccgtattactgctcagactgtgggaggagttttagtcaacagattggtctcaaaaaccaccagcgcattcacactggagataaaccgtattactgctcagagtgttgGAGAAGTTTTATTCagcagagtcatctccaacgccaccagcgcattcacactggagagaaaccgtatcaatgctcagactgtgagaagagctTCAGATATTCTTGTACTCTGAAGAAACACAAATGCTCTAAGATCAGTAATGGAACAGGGTTACGTTTCCAAAAACTTTGTAaagctaagaacttcgttaactag